The following coding sequences are from one Aethina tumida isolate Nest 87 chromosome 2, icAetTumi1.1, whole genome shotgun sequence window:
- the LOC109599259 gene encoding major facilitator superfamily domain-containing protein 6-A isoform X2 has translation MLDRVNKELVPMKAHFFLWNAGTGPVVSYLSTYAKQMGFSGTTVGIIYTILPICGMVAKPLVGGIADKFLWQKKIFLFSQLLTAAAFIAILYSPTIDNNMEFTCDSGELAVNTVNVTANTNLLDQLREKVEFVECQMNCLSHPTFLKKLCKGTDNKDHCDATIADDKINIDVVLDSSSGWLVTENVFFKVVNVSVNKGDVFHPLCANLTSTSCQSTCNDVNLNMLASNSSKIENAASLYQFWVLLILMIIGWVGQAVVVSVGDAICFGMLGDKPHRYGYQRLFGALGWGIMSTIAGFIIDAMSGNSSVKDYTGAFYLGVAFLVLDFIVSSRLQYTQSNKSSSILRDVFPLLKDVRICVFLLWCIAIGMCTALVWNFLFWLIDELAEIQGITETKTIQGLTMAIQCLCGELPFFFLSGFILNRIGHVHSMSLILLVVGCRFILYSFIENPWWLLPIEVSNGLTFGLAYACMASYASIVAPAGTEATMQGMVGAIFEGVGVSLGSLMAGNLFDKYGRNTFRFFGIGALIACLVHAGVQFLLSRKDFDTKYMHPNEKATGLEDDQKELTIVN, from the exons atgttagaTAGAGTGAATAAAGAATTAGTGCCTATGAAGGCCCATTTTTTCTTATGGAACGCTG gtACGGGACCTGTAGTTTCATACTTATCCACATATGCAAAGCAGATGGGATTTTCTGGTACAACAGTCGGAATCATTTATACAATCCTCCCTATATGTGGAATGGTAGCTAAGCCACTTGTTGGAGGAATTGCTGACAAATTCTTATGGCAAAAGAAGATATTCCTTTTTTCGCAGTTACTCACAGCAGCAGcttttattgcaattttataCTCACCCACAATAGATAATAATATGGAGTTTACGTGTGACTCAGGTGAACTAGCAGTGAATACAGTAAATGTTACTGCAAATACCAATTTGTTGGATCAGTTAAGAGAGAAAGTGGAATTTGTGGAGTGTCaa ATGAACTGCTTATCACATCCAACATTTTTGAAGAAACTTTGTAAAGGCACAGACAATAAAGATCATTGTGATGCAACAATAGCAGACGACAAAATCAACATCGACGTAGTTTTAGACTCTTCTTCGGGCTGGCTTGTGactgaaaatgtatttttcaaagTCGTTAATGTATCCGTCAACAAGGGCGACGTCTTCCATCCTCTCTGTGCAAATCTCACCAGCACTTCATGTCAAAGTACTTGCAatgatgtaaatttaaatatgcttGCCTccaattcatcaaaaatagaaaatgcagccagtttatatcaattttgggTACTGTTAATTTTGATGATTATTGGTTGGGTTGGGCAAGCAGTTGTTGTCAGTGTTGGAGATGCTATTTGTTTTGGAATGTTAG GTGACAAACCTCATAGATATGGGTACCAGAGACTATTTGGAGCTTTGGGTTGGGGCATAATGTCAACCATAGCTGGATTTATAATTGATGCAATGAGTGGTAATAGCTCTGTGAAAGATTACACTGGAGCCTTTTATTTAGGTGTAGCTTTCCTAGTCTTGGACTTCATTGTTTCATCAAGACTACAG TACACTCAGAGTAACAAATCATCGAGCATTCTGCGGGACGTGTTCCCTCTTTTGAAGGACGTTCGCATCTGCGTGTTCCTTCTTTGGTGCATCGCTATCGGCATGTGTACCGCCCTAGTTTGGAACTTCCTCTTCTGGCTAATTGACGAATTGGCCGAAATTCAAGGCATAACGGAAACGAAAACTATCCAGGGGCTCACGATGGCCATACAATGTTTATGCGGCGAGCTCCCGTTCTTCTTCTTGTCTGGGTTTATCCTAAATAGGATTGGACACGTGCACTCCATGAGTTTAATCCTTTTGGTCGTGGGGTGCAGGTTTATTCTGTACTCATTCATTGAAAACCCCTGGTGGCTTTTACCAATTGAGGTCAGCAACGGGTTGACTTTCGGACTGGCGTATGCCTGTATGGCGTCATACGCCAGCATTGTGGCGCCTGCAGGCACTGAAGCCACCATGcag GGAATGGTGGGGGCGATTTTTGAAGGTGTCGGAGTCTCGCTGGGCAGCCTTATGGCCGGAAATCTTTTCGACAAGTATGGCAGGAACACTTTCCGTTTCTTTGGAATAGGGGCTCTGATCGCTTGTTTGGTTCATGCCGGCGTACAATTTCTCCTTTCGAGAAAAG ATTTTGATACCAAATACATGCATCCGAACGAGAAGGCGACCGGACTGGAAGACGACCAAAAGGAACTGACCATCGTCAACTGA
- the LOC109599259 gene encoding major facilitator superfamily domain-containing protein 6-A isoform X3: protein MLDRVNKELVPMKAHFFLWNAGTGPVVSYLSTYAKQMGFSGTTVGIIYTILPICGMVAKPLVGGIADKFLWQKKIFLFSQLLTAAAFIAILYSPTIDNNMEFTCDSGELAVNTVNVTANTNLLDQLREKVEFVECQMNCLSHPTFLKKLCKGTDNKDHCDATIADDKINIDVVLDSSSGWLVTENVFFKVVNVSVNKGDVFHPLCANLTSTSCQSTCNDVNLNMLASNSSKIENAASLYQFWVLLILMIIGWVGQAVVVSVGDAICFGMLGDKPHRYGYQRLFGALGWGIMSTIAGFIIDAMSGNSSVKDYTGAFYLGVAFLVLDFIVSSRLQYTQSNKSSSILRDVFPLLKDVRICVFLLWCIAIGMCTALVWNFLFWLIDELAEIQGITETKTIQGLTMAIQCLCGELPFFFLSGFILNRIGHVHSMSLILLVVGCRFILYSFIENPWWLLPIEVSNGLTFGLAYACMASYASIVAPAGTEATMQGMVGAIFEGVGVSLGSLMAGNLFDKYGRNTFRFFGIGALIACLVHAGVQFLLSRKGNAKDSDPILENSKHLHAQNYGSV from the exons atgttagaTAGAGTGAATAAAGAATTAGTGCCTATGAAGGCCCATTTTTTCTTATGGAACGCTG gtACGGGACCTGTAGTTTCATACTTATCCACATATGCAAAGCAGATGGGATTTTCTGGTACAACAGTCGGAATCATTTATACAATCCTCCCTATATGTGGAATGGTAGCTAAGCCACTTGTTGGAGGAATTGCTGACAAATTCTTATGGCAAAAGAAGATATTCCTTTTTTCGCAGTTACTCACAGCAGCAGcttttattgcaattttataCTCACCCACAATAGATAATAATATGGAGTTTACGTGTGACTCAGGTGAACTAGCAGTGAATACAGTAAATGTTACTGCAAATACCAATTTGTTGGATCAGTTAAGAGAGAAAGTGGAATTTGTGGAGTGTCaa ATGAACTGCTTATCACATCCAACATTTTTGAAGAAACTTTGTAAAGGCACAGACAATAAAGATCATTGTGATGCAACAATAGCAGACGACAAAATCAACATCGACGTAGTTTTAGACTCTTCTTCGGGCTGGCTTGTGactgaaaatgtatttttcaaagTCGTTAATGTATCCGTCAACAAGGGCGACGTCTTCCATCCTCTCTGTGCAAATCTCACCAGCACTTCATGTCAAAGTACTTGCAatgatgtaaatttaaatatgcttGCCTccaattcatcaaaaatagaaaatgcagccagtttatatcaattttgggTACTGTTAATTTTGATGATTATTGGTTGGGTTGGGCAAGCAGTTGTTGTCAGTGTTGGAGATGCTATTTGTTTTGGAATGTTAG GTGACAAACCTCATAGATATGGGTACCAGAGACTATTTGGAGCTTTGGGTTGGGGCATAATGTCAACCATAGCTGGATTTATAATTGATGCAATGAGTGGTAATAGCTCTGTGAAAGATTACACTGGAGCCTTTTATTTAGGTGTAGCTTTCCTAGTCTTGGACTTCATTGTTTCATCAAGACTACAG TACACTCAGAGTAACAAATCATCGAGCATTCTGCGGGACGTGTTCCCTCTTTTGAAGGACGTTCGCATCTGCGTGTTCCTTCTTTGGTGCATCGCTATCGGCATGTGTACCGCCCTAGTTTGGAACTTCCTCTTCTGGCTAATTGACGAATTGGCCGAAATTCAAGGCATAACGGAAACGAAAACTATCCAGGGGCTCACGATGGCCATACAATGTTTATGCGGCGAGCTCCCGTTCTTCTTCTTGTCTGGGTTTATCCTAAATAGGATTGGACACGTGCACTCCATGAGTTTAATCCTTTTGGTCGTGGGGTGCAGGTTTATTCTGTACTCATTCATTGAAAACCCCTGGTGGCTTTTACCAATTGAGGTCAGCAACGGGTTGACTTTCGGACTGGCGTATGCCTGTATGGCGTCATACGCCAGCATTGTGGCGCCTGCAGGCACTGAAGCCACCATGcag GGAATGGTGGGGGCGATTTTTGAAGGTGTCGGAGTCTCGCTGGGCAGCCTTATGGCCGGAAATCTTTTCGACAAGTATGGCAGGAACACTTTCCGTTTCTTTGGAATAGGGGCTCTGATCGCTTGTTTGGTTCATGCCGGCGTACAATTTCTCCTTTCGAGAAAAGGTAACGCGAAAGATTCAG atcCTATTTTGGAAAACTCGAAGCATCTCCATGCTCAAAACTATGGAAGTGTGTGA
- the LOC109599259 gene encoding major facilitator superfamily domain-containing protein 6-A isoform X1, whose protein sequence is MLDRVNKELVPMKAHFFLWNAGTGPVVSYLSTYAKQMGFSGTTVGIIYTILPICGMVAKPLVGGIADKFLWQKKIFLFSQLLTAAAFIAILYSPTIDNNMEFTCDSGELAVNTVNVTANTNLLDQLREKVEFVECQMNCLSHPTFLKKLCKGTDNKDHCDATIADDKINIDVVLDSSSGWLVTENVFFKVVNVSVNKGDVFHPLCANLTSTSCQSTCNDVNLNMLASNSSKIENAASLYQFWVLLILMIIGWVGQAVVVSVGDAICFGMLGDKPHRYGYQRLFGALGWGIMSTIAGFIIDAMSGNSSVKDYTGAFYLGVAFLVLDFIVSSRLQYTQSNKSSSILRDVFPLLKDVRICVFLLWCIAIGMCTALVWNFLFWLIDELAEIQGITETKTIQGLTMAIQCLCGELPFFFLSGFILNRIGHVHSMSLILLVVGCRFILYSFIENPWWLLPIEVSNGLTFGLAYACMASYASIVAPAGTEATMQGMVGAIFEGVGVSLGSLMAGNLFDKYGRNTFRFFGIGALIACLVHAGVQFLLSRKGNAKDSDFDTKYMHPNEKATGLEDDQKELTIVN, encoded by the exons atgttagaTAGAGTGAATAAAGAATTAGTGCCTATGAAGGCCCATTTTTTCTTATGGAACGCTG gtACGGGACCTGTAGTTTCATACTTATCCACATATGCAAAGCAGATGGGATTTTCTGGTACAACAGTCGGAATCATTTATACAATCCTCCCTATATGTGGAATGGTAGCTAAGCCACTTGTTGGAGGAATTGCTGACAAATTCTTATGGCAAAAGAAGATATTCCTTTTTTCGCAGTTACTCACAGCAGCAGcttttattgcaattttataCTCACCCACAATAGATAATAATATGGAGTTTACGTGTGACTCAGGTGAACTAGCAGTGAATACAGTAAATGTTACTGCAAATACCAATTTGTTGGATCAGTTAAGAGAGAAAGTGGAATTTGTGGAGTGTCaa ATGAACTGCTTATCACATCCAACATTTTTGAAGAAACTTTGTAAAGGCACAGACAATAAAGATCATTGTGATGCAACAATAGCAGACGACAAAATCAACATCGACGTAGTTTTAGACTCTTCTTCGGGCTGGCTTGTGactgaaaatgtatttttcaaagTCGTTAATGTATCCGTCAACAAGGGCGACGTCTTCCATCCTCTCTGTGCAAATCTCACCAGCACTTCATGTCAAAGTACTTGCAatgatgtaaatttaaatatgcttGCCTccaattcatcaaaaatagaaaatgcagccagtttatatcaattttgggTACTGTTAATTTTGATGATTATTGGTTGGGTTGGGCAAGCAGTTGTTGTCAGTGTTGGAGATGCTATTTGTTTTGGAATGTTAG GTGACAAACCTCATAGATATGGGTACCAGAGACTATTTGGAGCTTTGGGTTGGGGCATAATGTCAACCATAGCTGGATTTATAATTGATGCAATGAGTGGTAATAGCTCTGTGAAAGATTACACTGGAGCCTTTTATTTAGGTGTAGCTTTCCTAGTCTTGGACTTCATTGTTTCATCAAGACTACAG TACACTCAGAGTAACAAATCATCGAGCATTCTGCGGGACGTGTTCCCTCTTTTGAAGGACGTTCGCATCTGCGTGTTCCTTCTTTGGTGCATCGCTATCGGCATGTGTACCGCCCTAGTTTGGAACTTCCTCTTCTGGCTAATTGACGAATTGGCCGAAATTCAAGGCATAACGGAAACGAAAACTATCCAGGGGCTCACGATGGCCATACAATGTTTATGCGGCGAGCTCCCGTTCTTCTTCTTGTCTGGGTTTATCCTAAATAGGATTGGACACGTGCACTCCATGAGTTTAATCCTTTTGGTCGTGGGGTGCAGGTTTATTCTGTACTCATTCATTGAAAACCCCTGGTGGCTTTTACCAATTGAGGTCAGCAACGGGTTGACTTTCGGACTGGCGTATGCCTGTATGGCGTCATACGCCAGCATTGTGGCGCCTGCAGGCACTGAAGCCACCATGcag GGAATGGTGGGGGCGATTTTTGAAGGTGTCGGAGTCTCGCTGGGCAGCCTTATGGCCGGAAATCTTTTCGACAAGTATGGCAGGAACACTTTCCGTTTCTTTGGAATAGGGGCTCTGATCGCTTGTTTGGTTCATGCCGGCGTACAATTTCTCCTTTCGAGAAAAGGTAACGCGAAAGATTCAG ATTTTGATACCAAATACATGCATCCGAACGAGAAGGCGACCGGACTGGAAGACGACCAAAAGGAACTGACCATCGTCAACTGA
- the LOC109599263 gene encoding peroxidasin: MRGLCGVVVLVALLFAVQAQRRNYSAFRCPKNCFCFKRTVRCMKLNLVEVPKVPHQTVTLDLRFNKIREIVPGTFKGHRNIVSILFNNNLITGIKNGTFDGLHNLQNLYMYKNMIRHIEPGAFQGLFKLERLYLQNNDLEELKYGTFANLPSLERLTLYNNRIAHIAPKTFDNLPKLARLRMDHNALICDCQMYWFAKMIHEHNLQGVAHCKYPEEMYGKALNEMDIKDFHCKPPEIMEGPHDIEISWGGTAIFTCKVNEDAQANIIWMKDDEELITNEKYKIMDNGTLVIEDTEEKDGGHYECVAKNPDGQAKSRPARMIVTRYNSVTQGYNSFAPIITSNPSTVTTSVGNFEVALPCEATGFPIPTIRWSKNRITLETSSKYTILPGGTLLIRPIEHSGDHGTYRCEASNINGRAFIESTVIINVAPIFTIQPENTEVEVGGTVRLECVASGTPPPEITWFKNDLEVQPDNRIQIFPDGTLQIYKAEESDTALYICEARNSLGYREVSAKLKVVLPDKRNVARLVYKPYNMEALIGSTIELPCKAEGDPAPGIQWSKDGQRMQRTGRFKISLTGNLYIYKVAPEDQGRYECTAINEHGRDTAYGYVTVKENQNTNEFGIGDKFVKIAFQEANSEIDKAINNTIDNLFHSKGPHSSSELFRLIRYPDAPARELAKAAEVYERTLYNIRKHVEKGMTMKNPSDFNYREILSKDHLDLVAKLSGCTTHRLTRNCSDMCFHSKYRSIDGTCNNLQNPTWGSSYSGFRRILKPIYEDGFTKPVGWDKTKTYYGFPKPSSRLVSTSLISTKKITSDPEITHMVMQWGQFLDHDLDHALPSVSSESWDGIDCKKSCDYAAPCYPMDVPPGDPRITNRRCIDFIRSSSICGSGMTSVFFNEIQPREQINQLTSYIDASQVYGFSEELAKNLRDLETDAGRLKEGTVFPGRKPLLPYAAGAEMDCRRNLSESSAINCFLAGDIRANEQVALIAMHTLWMREHNRIARELKYLNPQWESDLLYHESRKIVGAAMQHITYTQWLPFIIGESGMKKMGEYKGYNPKLNPSISNVFATAALRFGHTLINPILHRLDHNFKPIRQGNLPLHKAFFSPWRVVEEGGVDPLLRGLISVAAKVKKSDENLNSDLTERLFETAHAVALDLAAMNIHRSRDHAIPGYLEFRKFCNMSEVETFDDLKGEISDANVRRKLKELYGHPGNIDVFVGGILEDQVEGGRVGPLFQCLLIEQFVRLRDGDRFYYENPSVFKPEQLTQIKEYTLARVICDNSDNITRIQRDVFRLPELQGGFVECSQIPKVDFRLWFECCSDCRYSGQLNTISRLNSRRNRRQAPEDFPQKSTENVQGLQRKIGELQKEVDDLKANLKDILNELKYGNKTLNCT, from the exons GGACTTGAGATTCAACAAGATAAGAGAAATAGTACCGGGCACGTTTAAGGGCCACCGTAACATCGTTTCAATATTATTCAACAACAATCTCATCACAGGCATTAAAAATGGTACTTTCGACGGGCTGCACAACTTACAAAATCTCTACATGTACAAAAACATGATTAGGCACATCGAACCGGGTGCATTCCAAGGATTATTTAAGCTGGAACGGCT gtactTACAAAACAATGATTTAGAAGAATTGAAGTATGGAACGTTTGCCAATCTTCCGTCTCTTGAAAGATT AACGCTTTACAACAACCGCATCGCACACATAGCACCAAAAACTTTTGATAATCTACCGAAACTAGCCAGACTACGAATGGACCACAACGCTTTAATCTGTGACTGCCAGATGTATTGGTTTGCTAAAATGATCCACGAACACAATCTCCAAGGTGTGGCACATTGTAAATACCCCGAAGAGATGTACGGTAAAGCCTTGAATGAAATGGACATTAAAGATTTTCACTGCA AACCTCCAGAAATCATGGAAGGGCCACATGATATCGAAATCTCTTGGGGAGGAACTGCAATCTTCACTTGTAAAGTTAATGAAGATGCCCAGGCGAATATAATCTGGATGAAGGACGATGAAGAGCTGATAACTAACGAAAAGTACAAAATCATGGACAATGGAACCTTAGTGATCGAAGATACGGAAGAAAAGGACGGCGGTCATTACGAATGTGTGGCCAAAAATCCAGACGGTCAAGCCAAGTCAAGACCTGCTCGCATGATTGTTACAAGATACAATTCTGTAACTCAAGGATACA attcatttgcTCCTATAATAACATCCAACCCATCCACAGTTACAACATCAGTAGGAAATTTCGAAGTGGCACTTCCATGTGAAGCAACTGGATTTCCTATCCCAACAATTCGTTGGTCTAAAAATCGCATTACTTTGGAAACATCTTCAAAGTATACAATTCTTCCAGGCGGAACACTTTTAATACGACCTATTGAACACAGTGGTGATCACGGCACGTACAGGTGTGAAGCTTCCAATATTAACGGACGTGCTTTTATCGAATCTACTGTAATAATAAACG TTGCTCCAATTTTCACAATACAACCAGAAAACACTGAAGTTGAAGTAGGGGGAACAGTAAGATTGGAATGCGTGGCATCAGGTACTCCACCACCTGAAATCACTTGGTTCAAAAACGATTTAGAAGTTCAGCCAGACAATCGGATCCAAATATTCCCAGACGGcactttacaaatttataaggcTGAAGAATCGGACACAGCTTTATATATTTGCGAAGCTAGAAATTCTTTAGGTTACAGGGAAGTCAGTGCGAAACTGAAGGTTGTATTACCAGATAAACGAAATGTAGCTAGATTGGTATACAAGCCTTATAACATGGAGGCTTTGATTGGAAGTACCATTGAGTTGCCCTGCAAGGCTGAAGGTGATCCGGCTCCAGGTATTCAATGGAGCAAAGACGGACAAAGGATGCAGAGAACGGGCAGattcaaaatatctttaaCAGGAAATCTGTACATTTACAAAGTAGCTCCGGAAGACCAAGGAAGATATGAATGTACAGCTATCAATGAACATGGACGAGACACTGCGTACGGTTATGTAACGGTGAAAGAAAATCAAAACACAAATGAGTTTGGAATTGGTgacaaatttgttaaaattgccTTCCAAGAAGCTAATTCTGAAATCGATAAagctataaataatacaatagacAATCTATTCCATAGTAAAGGTCCACACAGCTCATCAGAATTATTCAGATTGATACGTTACCCAGATGCTCCAGCTAGAGAGCTGGCCAAAGCAGCTGAGGTATACGAAAGAACTTTGTATAACATACGAAAGCATGTAGAGAAAGGAATGACTATGAAGAATCCATCCGATTTTAACTACAGAGAAATCCTCTCCAAAGATCATTTAGATTTAGTCGCCAAACTCTCAGGTTGTACAACTCACAGACTAACCAGAAATTGTTCCGATATGTGTTTCCATTCTAAATATAGAAGCATAGATGGTACTTGTAACAACTTGCAAAATCCTACCTGGGGTTCTTCGTATTCAGGTTTCAGGCGCATCCTCAAGCCGATTTACGAAGACGGCTTTACAAAACCTGTGGGCTGGgataaaactaaaacataCTACGGCTTTCCTAAACCCAGTTCTCGTCTTGTATCAACTAgcttaatttcaacaaaaaaaatcacatcAGACCCAGAAATTACGCACATGGTAATGCAATGGGGGCAATTTTTAGACCACGATTTGGACCACGCTCTCCCCTCGGTGAGTTCTGAGAGTTGGGACGGTATAGATTGTAAGAAATCTTGCGATTATGCAGCTCCTTGCTACCCCATGGACGTACCCCCTGGCGACCCTCGGATCACCAATCGCAGATGCATCGATTTTATCAGAAGTTCGTCGATTTGTGGGTCGGGAATGACTTCGGTGTTCTTTAACGAGATTCAGCCAAGAGAGCAAATTAATCAGTTGACATCGTACATTGACGCATCTCAAGTTTACGGGTTCTCTGAAGAGTTGGCGAAGAATTTGAGGGATCTGGAAACGGATGCTGGCAGACTGAAAGAAGGTACAGTATTTCCTGGCAGAAAACCTCTGCTGCCTTACGCTGCTGGGGCTGAAATGGATTGCAGAAGGAATTTATCGGAAAGTTCTGCGATTAACTGCTTCCTAGCTGGAGACATAAGAGCTAATGAACAAGTGGCTCTTATTGCGATGCACACACTTTGGATGAGGGAGCACAATAGAATTGCCAGGGAACTCAAATACTTGAATCCTCAGTGGGAAAGTGACTTGCTATATCACGAATCTAGAAAAATTGTCGGTGCTGCTATGCAACACATAACATACACGCAGTGGTTGCCGTTTATTATAGGTGAAAGCGGCATGAAAAAGATGGGCGAATATAAAGGTTACAATCCTAAATTGAACCCAAGTATTTCCAACGTGTTTGCAACTGCTGCTCTGCGGTTTGGTCACACTTTAATCAATCCAATACTCCACAGACTAGATCATAACTTTAAGCCAATCAGACAAGGAAACTTACCTTTGCATAAAGCCTTTTTCTCACCGTGGAGAGTTGTTGAAGAAGGCGGTGTGGATCCCCTTCTGAGAGGACTGATATCGGTGGCCGCTAAAGTGAAAAAATCAGATGAAAACTTAAATAGTGATCTCACGGAACGACTTTTCGAAACAGCTCATGCTGTAGCTTTGGATTTGGCTGCCATGAACATTCACAGATCACGTGATCATGCAATTCCCGGGTATTTGGAGTTTAGAAAATTCTGTAACATGTCCGAGGTGGAAACTTTTGATGACTTGAAAGGAGAAATTTCAGATGCCAATGTGAGAAGAAAACTGAAAGAACTGTACGGACATCCGGGTAATATTGATGTATTTGTTGGAGGCATTCTCGAAGACCAAGTCGAAGGAGGAAGGGTTGGTCCCTTATTCCAGTGTTTGTTAATTGAGCAATTCGTAAGGTTGAGAGACGGAGACAGATTCTATTACGAAAATCCTTCAGTATTTAAACCAGAACAGTTGACTCAAATCAAAGAATATACTTTGGCGAGGGTTATTTGTGATAACAGTGATAATATAACGCGGATACAGCGTGACGTATTCCGATTGCCGGAGTTGCAAGGAGGATTTGTTGAATGTTCCCAAATTCCTAAAGTGGATTTCAGATTGTGGTTTGAGTGTTGTAGCGATTGCCGATATTCGGGACAATTAAACACAATCAGCAGATTAAACAGTAGAAGAAATAGGAGGCAAGCTCCAGAAGATTTTCCTCAGAAATCAACAGAAAATGTTCAGGGTCTTCAAAGAAAGATTGGTGAATTACAAAAGGAGGTGGATGATTTGAAGGCCAATCTAAAAGATATTCTGAATGAActtaaatatggaaataaaacattgaactGTACTTAA